The genomic region CGCGTCCGCTTTTCTACTTCGCACCCCAAAGACATGACCGACGAGGTCTTGGAAGTTATTGCCAAATACGAAAATGTGTGCAACTACATTCATTTGCCCGTACAAAGTGGCAGCAGTCGCATCTTGAAACTCATGAATCGCACCTATGATAGAGAATGGTATATGGACAGAGTTCGCGCCATTCGTCGCATCATTGGGCAGGATTGTGGCATTAGTTCAGATGTCATCACTGGTTTTTGTACCGAAACAGAAGAAGACCACCGCGAAACGCTCTCTTTGATGGAGTGGGTAGAGTATGATTATTCTTATATGTTTTTCTATTCCGAACGCCCCGGTACGTTGGCGGCTAAGAAATATTTAGACGACGTACCCGAAGAAATCAAGAAAAAGCGTTTGCAGGAGGTTATTGATTTGCAAAACAAACTTTCTTTGGCGCGTAATCGTGCAATGGTAGGAAAAACGTACAAAGTCTTGATAGAAGGCGTTTCTAAGCGTTCGCAGGAGCATCTGCATGGGCGTACCTCGTCTAATAAAGTCGTGATATTTCCAAAAGAAAACTATCAAAAAGGGCAATATGTAGAAGTACAGATAGAAGACTGTACTTCGGCTACACTTTTCGGAAAGGTTGTCGCACTTTCGTAGCCTTTCCGTAGCCTTTGTGTTAGGCGTTCTGAATCTTGACAAAAAATGCTTTTTAGACACAAAAAGGACAACGCACTATGTTGTCCTTTTTGTATAAATCGCGAAAATGGTGCAGATATTAAAAATGAGTTTGTATTATTGGCGTTGTTACAACGATAAAAGCCTTAAATGCACCCCACCTCAAACCCCGCCCCCATAGGGCAGTGATGTTAAATTCTAAAAATCAAATGCAAATGTAGGGACAAGGCATTGCCTTGTCCGCAGTGAGATTGAAATAAAAAAGGATTTTCAGACCCAAAAATAGGGTTCTGTACCAAATTTTATTTCGTGTCAAATTTGATAAAACAAGGCTTTTGACAGAACTTAACATTACTGCATAGGGCGGGGCTTTGATAGGGTATCATTTTTTTTTGCATTTATGCAAAAAAAATGATTTTGTTTTCGAACCATCCCCTATGGGGGGAGGGCAGGGTGGGGGTTCAGCAGGTTTGCACCAAGCACAAAACCCCGTTTTTTGACCTTCTTACCGTTGTAACAACGCCTGTATTACTACAAAAAGATAATTCTGTCTGCTTTATTCTAATTCTTTTTGTGAAATTTCTCTTTCCCAAACCAATTTCCCTGTTTCGTCTTTGAGTGCAATTTTCAAGACGCGCTCTTTATATTTTCCCGAAACCGACAAAACGACGTAGTTATTTTTATCGTATAACGTACCCTCCACACGCAGCGGATTTTCGCCTTCTTTGGGCGAATGTGAGCCTGCCGTAATCGAAGACGAGGTAATATCATAGAGAGGATAGCTGCCTTCGCGTTCCATTTTGGTTAGGATAGAATGGTGGCGGTCGCCTGTGAGGAAAATTACGCCCTTGACACGTTGCTTTTCCAACTCATCAAATAAAATTTGCCTTTCTTCGTGATAGGTCGCATAGTTTTCGAAAATATCGGAAGGATTAAGCACCTGCCCCCCTACTACTACAAATTTGAAAGTGGCTCTGCTATAAGTTAGTCCCTCGATGAGCCATTGGAGTTGCTTTTCGCCCAAATAGTCGCGCCTGCCTTTGTATTGCTGTGGCGAACGCAGTGAGCGATTATCGAGCATAAAAAACTGAATATCGCCCCAAGTGAAAGAGGAGGCGATGTCGTTTTCGCCTGTCATATTTGTATTGAGGTTGCGCCAAAAGACGTTAAAAGCCTTTTGGGTGAGGTGTTTATTGGCAAAACTTCGGTCGGAGTCGTTGGGACCAAAATCGTGGTCGTCCCAAGTGGCGTAGTGGTGCATATTGCCCAAAAGGGGCTGCAAATCGGTGGCGGAGCGCGTGTGTGTGTGGCGGTAGAAAATCCCCGTTTGGCTGCCCCAATCGGGTTCGCGCAGGTAGGTATTATCGCCACCCCAGACCATAAAATCGGCATTTTCGTTGTAGATGCGCTTCAAAATTTCAGTGCCACTGCCATAAGGTTTCCCAGGGCGGTCGTGTTTTTCGTCATTGATATAAAAACAGCTGCCAAAGACAAATTTAAAATCGGGCGGGTCGGTGCGAAATTGCCATAATTTTTGGGTCTGAAAGGTCAGCGGATAGGAAATAGGCTCTATTGCGTCATTGATAAGAAGCTGATATTCATATACTTGCCCTGCTTCTACTTGGTCGGCAACCAGATGCGCCACAAATGCGCTATCTTTTGTAGTCTTAATGGGGTCTGTGTATAAATAAGCCTGGTCGCTGCCTTTGATGCGGTATCGAATGGCTACCTTCGCGCTGCTTTTGGTTTGTACCCAAAGCCCTACTTCGAGCATTTCGGAATAGCCTACCATCGGTCCCGACTGCAATAAACTACCCGTTTTTGTAGTGCTAAGGTCTTGATTTTGTGTATTTTGCTGTGCTTTTCCTACTTCGAAGCAGAAAAAAAAGAGCGTCAGACATAGGCAGAGAAAAGAGGCGGTTTGTTTTTTCATGTTTTGTTTTTGGAAAAGGTGGAAAGCTATCTTTTTTGTTAAAACCACAGTTTTGAGGTCTAATTTTGGGTGACGCATCTTGTCTGCGTCCAAACATTTGCAAAACTAAAAAAGATTTTTGATTTTTGCCTTTTCAAAAGCCCTTTTGCTCATTTCCACCACTGATACCGATGACTGGTTCTAAGATGCCCTCTGTACCGCCTTTACGCGCCCTGACTTTGCTTTTTTATGTTGCTTGTATTGCTTTGGTGATAATGGTTTTTTCGCCCGGCGAGGTTAGGATAGCCCAAGATACTACTTTTAGCGTCTTTTCGTTGCAAGATTTGGGGCAAGAGCAGGGTGAGGCTGCCCCTGCTACTGATTTGGCTTTTTTGGCACAAACCCAAGCCAATGTAAAAGCACAAGAAAAGCTACTTGATAAGGGTGAGTTTTTGGAAAACAAACTTAAAAACCCCGATTCATTGGCTTCTTCAAATTTAGATGATAGCCTCAATGCCCTGATTCCCGAAAAAACAGAACCCGTAGAGGCTTTGCGGCAGCCGCTGGAATTTGCCGAAGAAAATCCAAACGCCTTAGACCCTTTTTTCAAAGCCATTCACGAGCTAAGAACACAGCCTAAATTGGTACGTGTGCTGCATTTTGGCGATTCGCAAATAGAGGGCGATAGGGTAACCGAGTATTTGCGCCACCGCTTGCAGGGCAGATTTGGGGGTTCGGGTATTGGGCTAATTCCCGTCCATACACGGGGCAATATTCGTACAACTATGATAACAAAATATTCTGATAATTGGAAAAAATATGCTTATCGCGATAGCCCCAGCAATCCTAAACACAATTTAGTAGGCATCATGGGCGAATATGACCGCTTTACGCCTGTGGGTGCGCCCAAAGGTGAGAATCCGCGCAAGGCTTGGGTCAAGTTTAAAGATACAGGTATTGGTTATGTCAAAAATTCGCAGGTGGAAAGTGTAAAAATTTTGGGTAGAAGCATCGACGCGCCGCTTGCCTTATCTTTTCGCCTTCGCACAAAAGACCAAAAAGGCAAAACGGATAGTCTTTGGCATGAAACAACTGTGGCAGCTTCCTCCGATTTATTTTTGTATCAAGCTCCTATCCAAGCCAAATTTGAGGAATTGACGGTAGAATTTAGCAGCGTAGGCAACCCCGAAATTTTGGGCGTTGCCTTAGACGGACAGGCGGGAATTGCCGTTGATAACATTCCTTGGCGCGGTTCGGCAGGAGATGAAATTACGCGCATGAACGCCGATTTTTGGCGCAAACAACTTGCTGCCTTAGATGTCAAGTTGATTATTGTAGAATTTGGTGTGAACATTGGCGGCGGCTGGGGCGCACAGGCGTATGAAGATTTTTTTTACAAACAATATCAATTTTTGAAGTCTTTAAGTCCCGAAGTGGGCGTAATTGTCGTCAGCACTTCGGATAGGGCGCAAAGGAAAGGCACAGGCTACGCTTCTATTCCCAGTGTCAAGACGATAAAAGAGGCACAAAGACGCGCAGCCTTGCGTGCAGGTTGTGTTTTTTGGGATTTGCATGCGGCTATGGGGGGTGAAAATTCGATGGTTAGTTGGGTTAGGAATAAGCCTGCCTTAGCCCAATCGGATTACACGCATTTCACTACAAAGGGCGTGCGTTTGGTTGCTGAAATGCTCTATTCTGCCCTTATCAATGAGTATGAAAATTACCGTTTGAAGGTGCAATAGAATTGTATTTAAAATTTTTATGTTTTAAGTTTTTTATAAAAAGTAAAAAAATGCCTTACCATTTTCTGCTTTGCTCTTTTTTTCTTATTCGAATAGCTTCGCCGACTTTCAGTTCAGAAATATGACCTTAGGCACAGTTTTTAGTCTTTTTCATTGCGCAGGGCTTTTATTTGGTCAATAGTTAAATCAGTCATTTGCGAAATAAAATCATCTTTTGAGCCTGCCAAAATCATTTTTTTAGCAATTTCAACAGACCTTTTAAAATTTTCATCTTTTCTGATTTTCTCCTTCGCCTCTGCCACTTTCTTTTCCATCAGTTCCTCTTGTTGGATTTTGAGCGAAAGTGCCTCGCTTGCCTTTACGTGTAGGTAGTCCAAGTAACGATTGTACCCATAAGTTTGCTCCTGATTCAGACGCATAACATCTAAAACTTCCTTTGCTTCTGCCAAACCTTTTGCTTTAAAACTATCTTTTACTTCACTATTTTTCAAAAAATAAACCCATTCGTCCAAAGTATCTTTGGCAATGTCATTAAATTGATTGACTTTGATAATGTAGTATTCGGGAAAAATATCAGAAATATTTTGTTTGGTAAAAGTTTCTTCGCGCAAACTTTGAAAATTAGTTGTTCCTTTATAGACATAATCTTTACCCTGCCCTAAATCAAAATAAACGATATTAACAGAAATTACTTTTTTAATTTCGGAATAAGACTGCCCCAAACTTAAATTTTCGGTTAGGGCTTTTGATGCGCCATACGCCATGCGATGGAAATAATCAATCTCATACGTATTTTGAATCTCTACGATAACTAACTCATTATTAGCGTTTTGTACCAAAATATCTACTCGATTGTACTTATCTTGTTCAATTTCCTGATTGCCTTCGCTTTCCAAAATCTTTTGAATTTTGATGTCTTCAAATAAAAGTTCGGATAAAAAGCCCTCTAAGACAACAAAGTTAGCTTTATTGCGAAGGAGTTTTTTCACTGCCCAATCGAAGCGGATTAGTCTTTTGCTCATAGTTTTCTGTTTTTCACAAAGATACGAAAAAAGAAAAAGCAAGTTCCAAAAGTGGGAGCTTGCTTTTTGGGATTGCCCTACGCACAAAAGTTTATAGAAAGTACAAAAGTCTAAATTACGCACATTAGCTCGCCTTTTGGCTTCGCCGACTTTCAGTTCGCAAACATAATGTTAGCTGCTACCATTCTTACTACCCAACAAAGTCAGAACGATTTGTTTTTGGGTCGTATTGAATTTCTAACTCTGTTCCGTTCCAAATAGCTTCACAACTTTCAAGTCGGTAGGTATCGCCTTGATTCCAACTCGTACCAATATAGTCTTCAATCAAGTCTTCAATAAAAACACGCTCACCGATTTTTATGTCTTTTGGTATTAAGTAAGCTGCGAATGGAGAATTGAAATTGTGAGGATAATAGTAAGTCCATTCTATTACAGACACAAATTCACTATCTTTGTCCATACGAAAACCCATACGATAATCACCAATAACTTCAATCTCTCCTGTTTTTTTATTTTGAATTACAGAATATTTTGAACGTATTTTGTCAGAAGGTTCAACCTTTTTAATTAAAGGTCGGTAGCCGTTTTTTGCAGCCGTGTTTATGCTGTCTTTGTCACGTGCTGTCTTAATAACACGCAACTCGTTTGAGTTTTTATTTCTGTTCCAAAAAGCCATTTGCAACTAATTTTATGTTTTGCTGATTCAAATCAATTTTCAAACAAGTATCGGGATTTTCTTTGACCATTTTGAGAAGTTCGTAATCTGTTAACAATTCAGTATCCACTATCAAATGATTACAATTTGCACATTTCCGAAATCCTGTAGTGGACTGTTCTAAATTGTCCCAATTCATTTTATAGGGACAATTCATCTTTTTGATAAACTCCCCTTTGTCTGTGTAAACTTCTTTTTTTATCGGGTCAAATTTCATCGTTTGTATTTTTTATGGTTGCCAATAACATGCAGTTATACGCAGTTTCTTGCGCATTTCCAAAATTTTTTCGTACCCAAAGGACTTTTCACCCTTCGATAGTACGATTAACGCAGGTAGCTTTTGCAGCTCAAGCCTTTGCACGTTTTTAACAGTTGCAAGTTACATCTTTTTCCAAAAGGGCGCAAGTTTTTTTTACTTTTTTTAGTACCAAAACTTGTAAAGTTGTTGATAGGTAAAAGCAAATAGGCTAAAAGCTACCTTTCAAATTTTGTGCTTTGCCACATTTTGGGTAAAAAGATAAAAACCTGCCGCCCTATGGGGCAGTGATTTTAAACGCTAAAAATCAGATGCAAATGCGCACCGACAAGCCACACGCATCAGGTTTTTGTAAATTTTTGTTGTAAATAGACCACTCACGTCTTTTTTTGCTATCTTTGTTCAGGCTTTTGACGACATATCTGCGTTTCTTTTGGTTTTGAAACGCTAATTATACGAACAAAATCCCTCTTTTTAATAGCCTGACCGTTCTAATAACGCTCTGTTTTAGCCAAATATTCAAAAAAAAAGATAGCATTTAAAACCTTGAAAGTCATATAATCTGCTTTTATTTTTATGGAAATTCCAACACTGTTCGCTTACTTTATCGAGCATGACCCCGTAGGCTATGCTGTTCCTTTTTTCATTGTTTTTATCTTAATAGAACTTTTTTTAGATGCCTATGAAAAAAAGAATTGGTATGAAAAGAAAGAGGCTTGGGCTTCTTTGGCAATGGGCGTAGGTTCGGTTTTTGTGAATTTGTTTTCAAAAATTATCTATTTTATTGTCTTTTCGTGGATTTATGAAAATTATCGCTTATTTGAAATAGACCTGACGAAGGCTTGGGCGTGGCTTTTCCTTTTTTTCGCCGACGATTTCTCCTTTTATTGGCATCATAGAAGTAGCCATCAGGTGCGCCTTTTGTGGGCTTCTCATTCTAACCACCACTCCTCTACTTCCTACAATTTGGCGATTGCCTTGCGTCAGAGTTGGACGGAATTTCTGTATAAATACCTCTTTTGGCTTTGGTTGCCTTTTATCGGTTTTCACCCAATCGCTATCTTTACCCTGATTGCGATAAGTCTGATTTATCAATTTTTCTTACA from Hugenholtzia roseola DSM 9546 harbors:
- a CDS encoding Rpn family recombination-promoting nuclease/putative transposase, which encodes MSKRLIRFDWAVKKLLRNKANFVVLEGFLSELLFEDIKIQKILESEGNQEIEQDKYNRVDILVQNANNELVIVEIQNTYEIDYFHRMAYGASKALTENLSLGQSYSEIKKVISVNIVYFDLGQGKDYVYKGTTNFQSLREETFTKQNISDIFPEYYIIKVNQFNDIAKDTLDEWVYFLKNSEVKDSFKAKGLAEAKEVLDVMRLNQEQTYGYNRYLDYLHVKASEALSLKIQQEELMEKKVAEAKEKIRKDENFKRSVEIAKKMILAGSKDDFISQMTDLTIDQIKALRNEKD
- a CDS encoding sterol desaturase family protein, producing MEIPTLFAYFIEHDPVGYAVPFFIVFILIELFLDAYEKKNWYEKKEAWASLAMGVGSVFVNLFSKIIYFIVFSWIYENYRLFEIDLTKAWAWLFLFFADDFSFYWHHRSSHQVRLLWASHSNHHSSTSYNLAIALRQSWTEFLYKYLFWLWLPFIGFHPIAIFTLIAISLIYQFFLHTQAVKKMGFLEYFFNTPSHHRVHHATNIAYLDKNHAGILIIWDKLFGTFAEEKEQPIYGLTKNIETHNPLKIAFAEHKQIWKDLKKTEKWTDRLKYLFYPPGWSHDGSSLTTKDLQSNTKK
- a CDS encoding alkaline phosphatase D family protein — protein: MKKQTASFLCLCLTLFFFCFEVGKAQQNTQNQDLSTTKTGSLLQSGPMVGYSEMLEVGLWVQTKSSAKVAIRYRIKGSDQAYLYTDPIKTTKDSAFVAHLVADQVEAGQVYEYQLLINDAIEPISYPLTFQTQKLWQFRTDPPDFKFVFGSCFYINDEKHDRPGKPYGSGTEILKRIYNENADFMVWGGDNTYLREPDWGSQTGIFYRHTHTRSATDLQPLLGNMHHYATWDDHDFGPNDSDRSFANKHLTQKAFNVFWRNLNTNMTGENDIASSFTWGDIQFFMLDNRSLRSPQQYKGRRDYLGEKQLQWLIEGLTYSRATFKFVVVGGQVLNPSDIFENYATYHEERQILFDELEKQRVKGVIFLTGDRHHSILTKMEREGSYPLYDITSSSITAGSHSPKEGENPLRVEGTLYDKNNYVVLSVSGKYKERVLKIALKDETGKLVWEREISQKELE